In Acidimicrobiales bacterium, a single window of DNA contains:
- a CDS encoding histidine phosphatase family protein: MRLVLVRHGHAEPKQTWSGQDADRPLVSRGRRQAELLARNLAKLRPTRIISSPSLRCLQTVQPLGRRAGRDVEVLSWLGTDAGEGAREGILALARNEPSSACVVLCTHREVLVDVLPFLEETFQVKLGHRLPGAKGGTWVLEFRKRKLVRVTYRPTG; the protein is encoded by the coding sequence ATGCGGTTGGTGCTGGTGCGACACGGCCATGCCGAACCCAAGCAGACATGGTCGGGACAAGATGCCGACCGGCCGCTCGTCTCCCGCGGCCGCAGACAGGCCGAGCTACTGGCTAGGAACCTGGCCAAGCTGAGACCGACCAGGATCATCTCCAGCCCGTCTCTCCGATGCCTGCAAACGGTCCAACCGTTGGGGCGACGGGCGGGACGTGACGTCGAAGTCCTGAGCTGGTTGGGCACCGATGCCGGGGAAGGCGCCCGCGAGGGGATATTGGCATTGGCGAGGAACGAGCCGTCGTCGGCATGCGTGGTGCTGTGCACCCACCGGGAGGTCCTCGTCGACGTGCTGCCCTTCCTCGAAGAGACCTTCCAGGTCAAGCTGGGTCACCGACTTCCCGGAGCCAAGGGTGGCACCTGGGTGCTCGAGTTCCGAAAAAGGAAGCTGGTTCGGGTCACCTACCGCCCCACCGGTTGA
- a CDS encoding alkaline phosphatase family protein has translation MLEHLAGRARMILALTAATVLALVFLPTLGSRAGASNTGGPIRTVFQILLENESESSAFPGTGTELDKLAQQGVFFTNYFSTGHASLDNYIALVSGQAQYTSTSQDCPYYHDGGGSVDGKGFYQPLTPQDVGCVYPASVKTLADQLGAAGISWRGYMQDMGNTPTRETNPCGQPAIGGVAIDPTVGGLDQTQLATSTDQYAARHNPFPYFHSLVDHSLFGSTSPCQQNVLPLSSLAADLASGHVGAFNFITPNLCNDGHDSPCRGPGADGNPGAGGLISANAFLSQIVPQIEASDVFKKGGMIVITIDEGSGNASCCGESGQPGIQGSGGGGKVGLVALSPRLIPHTSSCQYNHYSLLRTWETVFGLTPQLTGIPGSDGAGHLAHAGDTGVNSMLADVLAGSNTCP, from the coding sequence ATGCTTGAACACCTGGCCGGCCGCGCGCGGATGATCCTCGCGTTGACAGCCGCGACCGTCTTGGCGCTGGTCTTCCTGCCTACCTTGGGCTCGAGGGCGGGAGCCAGCAACACCGGCGGCCCGATACGCACCGTCTTCCAGATCCTCCTGGAGAACGAATCAGAATCGTCGGCGTTCCCGGGCACCGGAACCGAGCTCGACAAGCTCGCCCAGCAAGGGGTGTTCTTCACCAACTACTTCTCCACCGGCCACGCCAGCCTCGACAACTACATAGCTCTGGTGTCGGGCCAAGCGCAGTACACGTCGACGAGCCAGGACTGCCCCTACTACCACGACGGCGGCGGAAGCGTCGACGGCAAGGGCTTCTACCAACCACTCACTCCACAGGACGTGGGATGCGTCTATCCGGCGTCAGTGAAGACGCTCGCCGATCAACTCGGCGCGGCGGGGATCTCGTGGCGCGGATACATGCAGGACATGGGCAACACCCCCACCCGCGAGACCAACCCTTGTGGCCAACCCGCGATCGGTGGAGTTGCAATCGACCCGACCGTTGGCGGTCTCGACCAAACCCAGCTGGCTACGTCGACAGACCAGTACGCGGCGCGGCACAACCCGTTCCCTTACTTCCACTCCCTTGTCGACCATTCGCTCTTCGGCTCGACTTCGCCGTGCCAGCAGAACGTCCTGCCTTTGTCAAGCCTGGCGGCAGACCTCGCCTCCGGACACGTCGGAGCTTTCAACTTCATCACGCCCAACCTCTGCAACGACGGGCACGACTCGCCTTGCAGGGGACCCGGTGCCGACGGTAACCCCGGAGCGGGCGGGCTGATCAGCGCCAATGCGTTCCTTTCACAAATCGTTCCGCAGATCGAAGCCTCGGACGTCTTCAAGAAGGGCGGCATGATCGTGATCACCATCGACGAGGGTTCGGGTAACGCGTCGTGCTGCGGCGAGTCGGGGCAGCCGGGTATCCAAGGCAGTGGCGGAGGCGGCAAGGTCGGTCTGGTGGCGTTGAGCCCGAGGCTCATTCCCCACACTTCGTCGTGCCAGTACAACCATTACTCCCTGCTTCGTACCTGGGAGACGGTCTTCGGGCTCACACCTCAGCTAACCGGCATCCCCGGAAGCGACGGTGCGGGGCACCTTGCCCACGCCGGGGACACTGGCGTGAACTCGATGCTCGCGGACGTTCTCGCCGGGTCCAACACGTGCCCCTAA
- a CDS encoding trypsin-like peptidase domain-containing protein: MAFETSELSTASRATAPGAPSDGAALDAYSQVVTSVAADLTPRVAALEVPRRRSDGRFAAGAGSAVVFTNDGFLLTNAHVVGNAEAGKASFSDGTVVGFHVVGTDPLSDLAVVRADGPVPSPARLGEAADLKVGQLVVAVGNPLGLAGSVTAGVVSALGRSLPTRAGSNVRVIDDVIQTDAALNPGNSGGALAISSGAVVGINTAVAGMGVGLAIPINATTRQIIATLMSEGRVRRAYLGLAGTPAPLPPALAAQRDQKTGLRIAQVVPGGPAAKAGLHAGDLLLSAGDSAVTSAQGLQKLMLAGAIGKPLALTALRQDALVDVIAVPVELTAAD, encoded by the coding sequence ATGGCCTTTGAAACTTCTGAGCTATCAACAGCGTCTCGGGCGACAGCGCCCGGGGCACCCTCCGACGGCGCGGCTCTCGACGCATATTCCCAGGTAGTGACGTCGGTCGCCGCCGATTTGACCCCGCGCGTCGCCGCGTTGGAAGTGCCGCGGCGCCGGTCTGACGGGAGGTTCGCCGCCGGCGCCGGATCGGCGGTGGTGTTCACCAACGACGGGTTTCTCCTCACCAACGCCCACGTGGTCGGCAACGCCGAGGCCGGCAAAGCTTCGTTCTCGGACGGCACCGTCGTCGGCTTCCACGTCGTGGGAACGGACCCCCTCTCGGACCTGGCTGTCGTCCGCGCCGACGGTCCGGTTCCCTCTCCAGCCCGGCTCGGCGAGGCCGCCGACCTGAAGGTTGGGCAGCTGGTTGTCGCGGTCGGAAACCCGCTCGGACTTGCCGGCAGCGTCACCGCCGGCGTGGTCAGCGCACTCGGAAGGTCCCTGCCGACCCGGGCCGGATCCAACGTCCGCGTCATCGACGACGTGATCCAGACGGACGCCGCCCTGAACCCGGGGAACTCGGGAGGTGCGCTCGCGATCTCCTCGGGTGCGGTCGTCGGGATCAACACGGCGGTCGCCGGTATGGGGGTCGGGCTCGCCATCCCGATCAACGCGACGACTCGGCAGATAATTGCCACTCTGATGTCCGAAGGAAGGGTGCGCCGGGCATACCTCGGCCTCGCCGGGACACCGGCGCCGCTGCCTCCGGCACTGGCCGCGCAGCGCGACCAGAAGACCGGGTTGCGGATCGCTCAAGTCGTCCCCGGCGGGCCGGCCGCCAAGGCCGGCCTTCATGCGGGCGACCTGCTTCTCAGCGCGGGCGACTCTGCCGTGACGAGCGCTCAGGGTCTGCAGAAGCTGATGCTCGCAGGAGCGATCGGAAAGCCGCTCGCGTTGACGGCCCTTCGCCAGGACGCGCTTGTGGACGTGATCGCCGTGCCGGTGGAGCTGACGGCGGCAGACTGA
- a CDS encoding CHAD domain-containing protein: MKTPAQRFKMPFRVSDRSVVETLRDRWSVRLLDASKARRTYLDTADSRVLRAGWALGFRPGDSGSLVLELSSAADDNVLARCAADDPPQWARDLPDGEPWKRLADAIGERRLLCRLVVESSTKRYAILDEEMKTTVRVLFERHLRPADGNSAAQRLRLVALSPVRGYEDWSRRVSKALLSAGLAEHDGCLITHLAGSTVTAPGSSPSQINVMRRSMPVGLAVSQVLASLRNEMVGNEQGVREQTDIEFLHDYRVASRRARSVLNQVKALLPLETDELLSAELRWLGTLTGPARDLDVQIADAHGGVENLEGMVRLLERRRAQAQVDLVAALDSPRYKLLLETWQMVEEAAAASSTSWPGSEPAGPILDRHIDRAHRRVLRRGKVIDDESPAEMLHDLRKKTKAFRYMLEMFAPLYTGSDLKTAIRELKALQDNLGEFQDSQVQAGAIRHLAEEMLEEKSGSASELMAMGRIADSLETRQLRARAEFANRFARFASPEVTKRYRRMFGSSRGVR; encoded by the coding sequence ATGAAAACGCCTGCTCAGCGCTTCAAGATGCCCTTCCGGGTGTCCGACCGTTCGGTCGTCGAGACCCTGCGCGACCGCTGGTCGGTCAGGTTGCTCGACGCGAGCAAAGCCAGGAGGACCTACCTCGATACTGCTGACTCCCGGGTTCTGCGCGCCGGCTGGGCGCTGGGTTTTCGGCCGGGCGACTCGGGGTCACTCGTGCTCGAGCTTTCATCGGCAGCAGACGACAACGTTCTCGCCAGATGCGCCGCCGACGACCCACCTCAGTGGGCTCGCGATCTACCTGACGGCGAGCCCTGGAAACGACTGGCCGACGCGATCGGCGAAAGGCGCCTCCTCTGTCGCCTGGTCGTCGAGAGCAGCACGAAGCGTTACGCAATTCTGGACGAAGAGATGAAGACCACGGTCAGGGTCCTCTTCGAAAGGCACCTGAGACCGGCCGACGGCAACAGTGCCGCGCAGCGGCTGCGCTTGGTGGCGCTGTCACCGGTGCGGGGATACGAGGATTGGTCGCGACGGGTTTCGAAAGCCCTCTTGAGCGCGGGTCTAGCCGAACATGACGGTTGCCTGATCACCCATCTGGCCGGATCGACCGTGACCGCCCCCGGCAGCAGCCCGTCGCAGATCAACGTGATGAGACGGTCCATGCCGGTAGGACTCGCGGTGTCTCAGGTTCTCGCGTCTCTCCGGAATGAGATGGTCGGCAACGAGCAGGGCGTGCGGGAACAGACGGACATCGAGTTCCTTCACGACTACCGAGTCGCGTCGAGGCGGGCTCGCTCGGTGCTCAATCAAGTAAAGGCCCTCCTTCCATTGGAAACCGACGAGCTCCTTTCGGCCGAGTTGCGGTGGTTGGGCACCCTGACCGGACCGGCGCGGGACCTCGATGTGCAGATCGCCGATGCCCACGGGGGGGTCGAGAATCTCGAAGGAATGGTCAGGCTGCTGGAGAGAAGGCGGGCCCAGGCGCAGGTCGACCTCGTGGCAGCACTCGACTCGCCACGGTACAAACTTCTCCTCGAGACGTGGCAGATGGTTGAAGAGGCAGCGGCTGCGTCGTCTACTTCATGGCCTGGCTCCGAACCGGCCGGGCCGATCCTCGACCGGCATATAGACCGAGCACATCGTCGCGTGCTTCGAAGAGGAAAGGTGATCGACGACGAATCGCCGGCGGAAATGCTGCATGATCTCCGGAAAAAGACCAAGGCCTTCCGCTACATGCTCGAAATGTTCGCACCCCTCTATACGGGTTCGGACTTGAAGACTGCGATACGCGAACTGAAGGCGCTTCAAGACAACTTGGGCGAGTTCCAGGACAGCCAGGTTCAGGCCGGTGCGATCCGTCATCTCGCTGAAGAGATGCTCGAAGAGAAGTCGGGGTCGGCTTCTGAACTAATGGCTATGGGGAGGATCGCCGATTCCTTGGAAACTCGGCAGCTCCGAGCGAGAGCAGAGTTCGCCAATCGCTTTGCTCGCTTTGCGTCTCCGGAGGTAACCAAGCGGTACCGCCGAATGTTCGGTTCTTCGCGAGGAGTTCGTTGA
- a CDS encoding ParA family protein, with the protein MTRILATYSIKGGVGKTTTAVNLAYLSAKEGSRTLLWDLDPQAAATYLFRVKPKVKGGGKSLIRGRSELDRLIRGSDFDGLDLLPADTSYRHMDLHLAGTKRPTQRLARVLAPLRHDYDVIILDCPPSLSLVSESVFVAAATLLVPMIPAPLPARTLDQLRQFLAKQQPKKSSRDARSSKLHAPPQSLAFFTMVDMRRRLHRDIIDELVRSRPEVLSTVIPATTTFEMMGVRRSPVEEFQPRSAAAEAYRDLWREISLKL; encoded by the coding sequence TTGACCCGCATCCTTGCGACCTACAGCATCAAAGGAGGGGTCGGGAAGACCACGACGGCGGTCAACCTGGCCTACCTCAGCGCCAAGGAGGGATCGCGCACTCTCTTGTGGGACCTCGACCCCCAAGCCGCGGCGACCTACCTGTTCAGGGTCAAGCCAAAGGTCAAGGGTGGTGGAAAGTCGCTGATCCGAGGACGAAGCGAGCTCGATCGTCTCATCCGGGGGTCTGACTTCGACGGGCTCGACCTCCTGCCGGCCGACACGTCGTACCGACACATGGACCTACACCTTGCGGGCACCAAACGACCGACACAACGCCTTGCAAGAGTCCTGGCTCCGCTCCGGCACGACTACGACGTGATCATCCTCGATTGCCCTCCCAGCCTTTCGCTTGTATCGGAGAGCGTGTTCGTCGCGGCGGCAACACTCCTCGTGCCGATGATCCCCGCGCCGCTTCCCGCCCGGACCCTCGACCAACTTCGGCAGTTCCTGGCCAAGCAGCAGCCTAAGAAGTCTTCCCGTGATGCGCGTTCAAGCAAACTGCATGCTCCTCCCCAATCGCTGGCGTTCTTCACCATGGTTGATATGCGCCGGCGACTGCACCGAGACATCATCGACGAGTTGGTGAGGTCGCGGCCGGAGGTCCTGTCGACAGTGATCCCGGCTACTACCACGTTCGAGATGATGGGGGTGAGGCGCTCACCCGTTGAGGAATTCCAACCCAGAAGCGCCGCGGCCGAGGCTTACCGGGATCTCTGGCGAGAGATCTCGCTCAAGTTGTAG
- a CDS encoding acetolactate synthase large subunit has protein sequence MSQRGPSEVEPNNVAELMVRCLEEEGVTHVFGIPGEENLRFVQALSFSDIEYVLVRHEQAAAFMAEVYGRITGKAGVCSSTLGPGAINMLLGVADATTDSTPVVAISAQVARSRSFKESHQNIDLVSMYAPATKWAAAVPTAEAVPEMIRKAFKLAQTERPGAVYLAVPEDIEQERLPPGLAPLPVNVPRAEEPSPSQLHRAMNLLQTAENPVVLAGHGAARAGASAALRRFSEELGLAVATTFHGKGVFPDDHPNALGTVGFMRHDYVNFGFDRADLIIAVGYELQEFDPVRINPAGDKAILHVHRFPAEVDRHYDVDVGLQGDISHTLDALTSGVERRFNSAAGGRACRSLLESELARGRSDDRFPVSPARVVADTRAALRRDDIVLVDTGALKMWMARLYPTYEPNTCLISNGLSTMAWTVPGAIGAKIARPAAGVLVATGDGGFMMNSQEIETALRLGIPFTILIWVDGEYGLIKWKMDLELGSDTDTSFNNPDFVTYAESFGARGYRIEEAGELLPVLRNAMAEDTVSVVACPVDYSANLQLTNALGELDEPIG, from the coding sequence GTGAGCCAGAGAGGTCCCAGCGAGGTGGAACCCAACAACGTCGCCGAGTTGATGGTGCGCTGCCTCGAAGAGGAGGGCGTCACCCACGTCTTCGGGATTCCCGGCGAGGAGAATCTGCGGTTCGTCCAGGCTCTCTCTTTTTCCGACATCGAATACGTGCTGGTTCGTCACGAGCAGGCTGCTGCTTTCATGGCGGAGGTTTACGGCCGCATCACCGGAAAGGCGGGGGTGTGCTCGTCGACGCTCGGTCCGGGCGCTATCAACATGCTGCTCGGCGTCGCCGACGCGACGACCGATTCCACACCGGTAGTCGCAATCTCAGCTCAAGTCGCCCGGTCACGAAGCTTCAAAGAGTCGCACCAGAACATCGACCTGGTGTCGATGTACGCCCCGGCTACGAAGTGGGCGGCTGCGGTTCCGACCGCCGAAGCGGTTCCCGAGATGATCCGCAAGGCATTCAAGCTCGCCCAAACAGAGCGACCCGGAGCCGTTTACCTGGCAGTGCCGGAAGACATCGAACAGGAGCGCCTTCCGCCCGGACTCGCTCCTCTTCCAGTGAACGTGCCCAGGGCGGAGGAGCCGTCGCCGTCGCAGCTGCACCGAGCGATGAACCTGCTTCAGACGGCCGAGAACCCGGTGGTCCTGGCGGGCCACGGCGCGGCGAGGGCGGGCGCATCGGCGGCGCTGCGGCGTTTCTCGGAGGAATTAGGACTCGCGGTAGCGACGACCTTCCACGGGAAGGGCGTGTTCCCCGACGACCACCCGAACGCGTTGGGCACCGTCGGTTTCATGCGTCACGACTATGTCAATTTCGGCTTCGACCGAGCTGACCTCATCATCGCGGTGGGATACGAGCTGCAGGAATTCGACCCGGTAAGGATCAACCCCGCCGGGGACAAGGCGATACTGCACGTGCATCGCTTTCCGGCAGAGGTCGACCGGCATTACGACGTGGACGTGGGGTTGCAAGGAGATATCAGCCACACTCTCGACGCGCTGACCAGCGGAGTAGAGCGGCGATTCAATTCGGCAGCCGGCGGACGGGCTTGCCGTTCACTCCTCGAAAGCGAGCTTGCCCGAGGGCGGAGCGACGACCGCTTCCCGGTCTCGCCTGCCCGGGTGGTGGCCGACACCAGGGCAGCTCTCCGTCGCGACGACATCGTCCTGGTTGACACTGGCGCGCTGAAGATGTGGATGGCGCGCTTGTACCCGACGTACGAGCCGAACACTTGCTTGATATCGAATGGGCTGTCGACGATGGCGTGGACGGTGCCGGGCGCGATCGGAGCCAAGATCGCCCGTCCGGCGGCGGGTGTTCTCGTCGCCACGGGGGACGGGGGCTTCATGATGAACTCGCAGGAGATCGAGACAGCACTTCGCCTTGGAATTCCGTTCACGATACTCATCTGGGTCGACGGCGAATATGGCCTGATCAAGTGGAAGATGGACCTTGAGCTCGGCAGTGATACAGATACCTCGTTCAACAATCCTGACTTCGTGACCTACGCGGAGAGCTTCGGAGCCCGCGGCTACCGGATCGAGGAGGCCGGGGAGCTACTTCCCGTACTTCGGAACGCGATGGCTGAAGACACGGTTTCCGTCGTCGCCTGCCCGGTCGATTATTCGGCGAACCTCCAGCTCACCAACGCTCTGGGGGAGTTGGACGAGCCGATCGGATAA
- the pyk gene encoding pyruvate kinase, with protein sequence MQDARRTKIVATVGPASDSVDLLRAMASEGMDVARVPLAHGTLADALARIRLIRETVPDIGIMPDLPGPKIRAAAFPPGGVQLESGHEVVLVTTDDGQGSDSNRIGVCHPAVVRGLKAGDRVALGDGGVVLTVGQATSNGVVAAVRNGGRLQGRPGVTVPSGTVELETPTAEDLERLDAVVAQGVDAVAISFVRSADDIDKVRKAAGPSCPMLIAKIETPEAVANLDEIVAESDAVMVARGDLGVRMALEDVPHIQKMIIRSGVRYGRPVITATQMLESMISAPVPTRAEVADVANAVLDGTSAVMLSGETAIGIDPVGVVATMARITRRAEQDFDSLGWASSLSPQQIAGDSVSVARLTAATTAAGWRAAVEQGASCIIACTRSGTTARSISRFRPPMPIVACTPSNRTARQLSLSWGVRTLIIGEASSTDEIVWFAVQAVVEAGHARPGDVVVVLAGSPLEPEPATDTMRLVRIH encoded by the coding sequence GTGCAGGACGCCAGACGAACCAAGATCGTGGCCACCGTCGGCCCCGCCTCCGACTCCGTTGACCTGCTGAGGGCGATGGCGTCGGAAGGAATGGACGTCGCCCGGGTACCTCTCGCTCACGGCACGCTCGCCGACGCGCTGGCCCGGATCCGACTTATCCGTGAGACGGTTCCCGACATCGGGATCATGCCGGACCTCCCGGGCCCCAAGATCCGAGCGGCCGCGTTTCCTCCCGGAGGCGTTCAGCTCGAGTCAGGGCACGAAGTTGTTCTGGTAACAACCGACGACGGGCAAGGCAGCGATTCGAACCGCATCGGTGTTTGCCACCCGGCAGTCGTGCGAGGACTGAAAGCCGGGGATCGGGTCGCTCTCGGCGATGGGGGAGTCGTCCTTACTGTTGGCCAGGCGACGTCAAACGGCGTGGTGGCTGCCGTCCGCAACGGTGGGCGGCTGCAAGGGCGCCCTGGAGTGACGGTCCCATCTGGAACCGTTGAACTCGAGACACCGACGGCCGAGGATCTCGAGCGGCTCGACGCCGTGGTCGCTCAAGGTGTTGACGCAGTCGCGATTTCTTTCGTGCGATCCGCCGACGACATCGACAAGGTACGTAAGGCTGCGGGGCCCAGCTGTCCGATGCTGATCGCGAAGATCGAGACGCCAGAGGCGGTGGCGAATCTCGACGAGATTGTCGCTGAATCCGACGCAGTCATGGTCGCGAGGGGTGATCTCGGCGTACGGATGGCGCTGGAGGACGTACCCCACATACAGAAGATGATCATCCGAAGCGGGGTGCGCTACGGCCGGCCGGTGATCACAGCCACCCAGATGCTCGAATCGATGATCTCGGCTCCGGTTCCGACCCGCGCGGAGGTTGCCGACGTGGCGAACGCAGTACTGGACGGAACGAGTGCGGTTATGCTCTCCGGCGAAACGGCGATCGGCATTGACCCAGTCGGCGTCGTCGCCACCATGGCCAGGATTACCCGCCGTGCCGAACAGGACTTCGACAGCCTCGGATGGGCTAGTTCGCTAAGCCCTCAACAGATTGCGGGTGACTCGGTCAGCGTCGCCCGCCTGACCGCGGCCACGACGGCGGCGGGCTGGCGGGCAGCAGTGGAGCAGGGCGCCTCCTGCATCATCGCGTGCACCCGGTCTGGAACGACGGCGCGCTCGATTTCCCGTTTCCGTCCGCCGATGCCGATAGTCGCATGCACTCCGTCTAATCGGACCGCACGCCAGCTCAGTCTCTCGTGGGGCGTGCGAACCCTGATTATCGGCGAGGCTTCTAGTACGGATGAGATCGTGTGGTTCGCGGTCCAAGCCGTCGTTGAGGCGGGACACGCCCGGCCGGGAGATGTTGTGGTAGTCCTCGCGGGTTCTCCTCTCGAGCCGGAACCGGCGACAGACACCATGAGACTGGTGCGTATTCACTGA